GCCCATAAGCGATCTTCCGGGCTCAAGTACTAATTTATATGGTTTGCCAGAAAATTCTTTCATGATTATCTCAGCGTACATTTTTGGATGAGGCGGCTTATCATCTAACTTATAGCTTATTCCTAGCCCTCCCCCGATATCTATGTATTGAATATTGATCCCTTCTGCTACTAAATCATCTGCTAGAGCAATAAGTTTTTTAACTGAATCTGTAAATGGTGTAAGATCAAAAATCTGTGATCCAATATGGGCATCAATCGCAATTACATCCACGCCGTCCATTTGTTGGGCTTGTTTATATACTTCAAAAGCTCTACCAATCTCAATTCCAAATTTACTCTTTTTAAAACCAGTCGAAATATAAGGGTGCGTTTTTGGGTCGATATCAGGATTAACTCTAAGAGCTACCGGAGCTTTTTTACCCATTTCTTGACCGACCGAGTTTAGAACATGAAGCTCCTCTTCAGATTCCACATTAAAAAATAATATTCCTGCCTCTATAGCTGCTTTCATCTCCTCTCTGGTTTTACCAACACCAGAGAAAACCACTTTTCCAGGATCTCCCCCTGCCCTTTTGACTCTTAAGAGCTCACCACCGGATACAATGTCATATCCAGATCCAAGATCTGAAAAAGCTTTTAGAATTGCAAGGTTAGAGTTAGCTTTGACAGAGTAGCAAATAAGCGTATCCATCTCTGAAAAAGCTTCTTTATAAGCTGTAAAGCTGTCTTGTAAATATTCGTAGTTGTATATATAACATGGAGTTCCAACTGACTCCGCAATAGAAGTTACACTAACATTGCCAATGTAGAATTCGCCATCTTTATAAGTGAATGAACTGTGCATTAATCACCTTCTCCGTTTAGGTATCTCTCCAAATACTCAAGTCTGTCATTACCCCAATACATTTTATCATCGACAAACATGGTTGGTGCTCCGAATACTCCTTTTTGTATCGCCGTATTGGTTTCATCTCTTAGCATATCTTTAATATCCTGATCGTTTATTCTGTTTATGAACCACTCTGGGTCTATATCAACAACCTTTACAGCCTCGGCCAAAATTTCCGGCTTGCTAAGATCTGCTCCATCTACCCAATAGGCTCTGAACATCGCATGATTATATTCAACCAGCTTGCCTTGCTCGGCCGCGGCAAAGGCGCCTCTCATTGACCTTACGCTGTTTAGAGGAAATAGGTCAGGATAATTAAAATCCACATCATAGTATTTAACTACTCTTTCTACATCCTGCCTTAGGTAGCCAATTTTATTTGCTATATCAATTGCTGGTGTTGATCCTATTTCATTGAACACGCCGCCCAATAAAAATGGCTTCCACTCAAGCTCAACCCCCGTGTCTTCAGATATTTTCTCGATCCTAATCGAGGCTACATATGTATAAGGACTACTAAAATCATAGTAGAATTCTACTTTTTGGCTCATTTAACTCTCCAAACAAAATTTAATAAACAGGGATTATAAGAAATAAGGGGGATAATATCAAGAATATAGCAATATATATTAATAAATTGACCCTGTTCCCGGCTATGCTAAACTCAGATATAATCCCAATAGAATCAAGAAACCATGAAAAGCCACTACAGTTTTGAAGGACTAAATGTTACAGCATTTGAGAGCCGAAGGGCGGCGGAAATAGAAAAACTCATTCGCTATCACGGAGGCGAGCCTAGAGTTGCTCCTTCTATGCGCGAAGTTCCGCTATCAGAGTCAAAAGAAGCCCTTCGATTTGCCAAAGATTTACTAGCTGACAAGTTCGATATGGTAGTTCTCATGACTGGTGTTGGGACTAGGGCACTTGTAGCTGCCGTATCTACTAAATATGATAAAAAAGATTTTCTAAAAGCACTTAAGAAAACTACAATTGTCGCCAGGGGCCCTAAGCCGGTAGCTGCGCTTAGAGATTATAAATTAAAACCCAATATCACTGTGCCAGAGCCAAACACTTGGAGAGACATTCTTATAACTCTGGATAATGATGCTAGCCTCAAAGGAAAAAAAGTTGCAGTTCAAG
This window of the Thermodesulfobacteriota bacterium genome carries:
- the lysA gene encoding diaminopimelate decarboxylase; this translates as MHSSFTYKDGEFYIGNVSVTSIAESVGTPCYIYNYEYLQDSFTAYKEAFSEMDTLICYSVKANSNLAILKAFSDLGSGYDIVSGGELLRVKRAGGDPGKVVFSGVGKTREEMKAAIEAGILFFNVESEEELHVLNSVGQEMGKKAPVALRVNPDIDPKTHPYISTGFKKSKFGIEIGRAFEVYKQAQQMDGVDVIAIDAHIGSQIFDLTPFTDSVKKLIALADDLVAEGINIQYIDIGGGLGISYKLDDKPPHPKMYAEIIMKEFSGKPYKLVLEPGRSLMGNAGMLITKVLYLKEGTAKKFVIVDAAMNDLIRPAFYESYHEILPVVKSSDQKEVVDIVGPICESGDFLAQDRELPKVVSGDMLAVLSAGAYGFVMSSNYNTRPRVPEVLVKGDKFSVIRKRETYDELLSSEVIPDSL
- a CDS encoding 2-hydroxychromene-2-carboxylate isomerase — protein: MSQKVEFYYDFSSPYTYVASIRIEKISEDTGVELEWKPFLLGGVFNEIGSTPAIDIANKIGYLRQDVERVVKYYDVDFNYPDLFPLNSVRSMRGAFAAAEQGKLVEYNHAMFRAYWVDGADLSKPEILAEAVKVVDIDPEWFINRINDQDIKDMLRDETNTAIQKGVFGAPTMFVDDKMYWGNDRLEYLERYLNGEGD